A genomic window from Anthonomus grandis grandis chromosome 2, icAntGran1.3, whole genome shotgun sequence includes:
- the LOC126748119 gene encoding alpha-tocopherol transfer protein-like isoform X1, which yields MSANISLIYQNDADLKKADVEALLEWTSKQPHLPKMSELQVINFLQSCYYRNEQAKSAIDNYFTIRTLCPDIFSERNPNNPSVQAALDCAFMVFLPKLTPENYQVYLMKLIDCDPNRFNFSNQIRYFDMLEMLTLHKYGPQEGVQICIDMEGFVFGHLIRLQTSTIKNFLFYLQEAMPIRLKGVHFINPFPFIDKLLALMKPFMKKELVDMVTMKKQKKINIKKKQFKLHVHNSIETFFEHVPIECLPKEYGGQMDPIKILYDNVTKEMNENADFFDQEETQRVNESLRPGKPKNMGDFFGIEGTFKKLAVD from the exons ATGTCtgctaatatttctttaatttaccAAAATGATGCTGACCTTAAAAAAGCTGACGTGGAAGCCTTATTGGAATGGACGTCGAAACAGCCTCATTTACCAAAAATGTCTG AACTCCAGGTGATAAACTTCCTCCAGAGCTGCTACTATAGGAACGAACAAGCCAAGTCCGCCATCGATAACTACTTCACCATCAGGACGTTGTGCCCCGACATATTTAGTGAACGAAATCCGAATAATCCAAGCGTGCAAGCGGCTCTCGACTGTGC ctttatggtttttttaccaaaattaacCCCGGAAAACTACCAAGTGTATTTGATGAAACTAATCGATTGTGACCCAAACCGTTTCAACTTCTCCAACCAGATAAGGTACTTTGACATGTTGGAAATGTTAACTTTACACAAGTACGGCCCTCAAGAAGGGGTGCAAATCTGTATTGATATGGAAGGGTTCGTTTTTGGGCATTTAATCAGATTACAGACAAGTACCATTaagaatttccttttttatttacaa gaagcAATGCCCATTAGGTTAAAAGGGGTGCATTTCATCAACCCATTTCCTTTTATAGACAAGCTGCTTGCTCTCATGAAACCTTTCATGAAAAAGGAACTCGTGGACATGGTaacaatgaaaaaacaaaaaaaaattaatataaaaaaaaaacaatttaagctTCACGTGCATAATTCCATCGAGACCTTCTTCGAACACGTGCCAATAGAGTGTTTGCCAAAGGAATATGGTGGGCAAATGGACCCTATAAAAATACTATatg ACAATGTCACTAAGGAAATGAATGAAAATGCCGACTTTTTCGACCAGGAGGAGACTCAAAGGGTAAACGAGAGCCTACGACCCGGTAAACCCAAGAATATGGGAGATTTCTTTGGAATCGAGGGTACATTTAAAAAGTTAGCAGTGgattaa
- the LOC126748113 gene encoding uncharacterized protein LOC126748113, with the protein MGKNDDKKVCMKTFIESLRCTESHYCRSDSPHRVYLPCDLNIKKLWNVYNEQAEPDQKVKQCYFRKYFNRKYNVGFGTPQTDLCSTCLQYKEKIRRCTDPKEKQSFITNHRVHTLQAKSFFAFLKQNSDEVVNISFDCQKNLPLPKLPDQQAYFSMQINFFNFGVVIGSSKSPLTKENVRCYTWTEVERPKSSNEIASAIHHTLSTYEFKATNKIIRLFCDGCGGQNKKSIFIGMLCNWFNSNAPPNIEEIQVFFPVVGHSFMPPDRVFGNIEKVVRRTAEILEPSHYVNMIKDRATVFKMGVDFQVFDWKTEIKKTLKPTTQWHFKFKPAKRFVLTKNKLGTVLVRGEALYRSDLGQAKGICRKGKRIEAVRPKTLQVGLRIKEDKIKSISNLLKTHYGDEWKSNEALDYFKNIFDSNVENNFERQVDADENEIISDEEINI; encoded by the coding sequence ATGGGGAAAAACGATGACAAAAAGGTTTGCATGAAGACATTCATTGAATCATTAAGGTGCACCGAAAGTCACTATTGCCGCTCTGATAGTCCACATCGTGTTTATTTGCCTTGTgacttaaacataaaaaaactatgGAATGTCTACAACGAACAAGCTGAGCCTGATCAAAAAGTGAAGCAGTGCtactttcgaaaatattttaataggaaatACAACGTTGGATTCGGAACACCTCAAACAGATCTTTGTTCAACCTGTCttcaatataaagaaaaaattaggaGATGCACGGATCCTAAGGAAAAGCAGTCATTTATTACAAATCACAGAGTCCATACTCTTCAAGCCAAAAGCTTCTTTGCTTTTCTCAAACAAAACTCCGATGAAgtagtaaatatttcttttgactgtcaaaaaaatttaccccTACCGAAATTACCCGATCAGCAGGCCTATTTTTCAAtgcaaattaacttttttaattttggagttGTCATAGGAAGTTCAAAATCACCATTAACAAAAGAAAACGTAAGGTGTTATACATGGACAGAAGTCGAAAGACCCAAGAGCTCCAATGAGATTGCATCTGCTATTCATCATACTCTAAGTACGTATGAGTTTAAAGCTACTAACAAAATCATTCGACTTTTCTGCGATGGTTGTGGGGGGCAGAATAAGAAATCGATTTTTATCGGAATGCTTTGCAACTGGTTTAATTCCAATGCGCCTCCGAACATTGAAGAGATACAAGTATTTTTCCCTGTAGTAGGTCATTCTTTTATGCCACCTGACAGAGTTTTCGGCAATATCGAAAAAGTAGTCCGAAGAACTGCGGAGATCCTAGAACCTTCTCATTACGTGAACATGATAAAAGATCGggcaacagtttttaaaatgggTGTAGATTTTCAGGTTTTCGACtggaaaactgaaataaaaaaaactttaaaacctaCTACACAATGGCACTTCAAATTTAAACCAGCAAAAAGATTCGTtctaaccaaaaataaattaggcACGGTTTTAGTCAGAGGCGAAGCATTATACAGGAGTGATTTAGGACAAGCAAAAGGTATTTGTAGAAAAGGGAAGCGAATTGAAGCAGTAAGGCCTAAAACACTCCAAGTTGGACTGAGaataaaagaagataaaattaaaagcatttcaAACTTATTAAAGACTCACTACGGGGATGAATGGAAATCAAACGAAGCATtagattatttcaaaaatattttcgacagcaatgtagaaaataattttgaaaggcAGGTTGATGCcgatgaaaatgaaataataagtgacgaagaaattaatatctaa
- the LOC126748119 gene encoding alpha-tocopherol transfer protein-like isoform X2, translated as MSANISLIYQNDADLKKADVEALLEWTSKQPHLPKMSELQVINFLQSCYYRNEQAKSAIDNYFTIRTLCPDIFSERNPNNPSVQAALDCAFMVFLPKLTPENYQVYLMKLIDCDPNRFNFSNQIRYFDMLEMLTLHKYGPQEGVQICIDMEGFVFGHLIRLQTSTIKNFLFYLQEAMPIRLKGVHFINPFPFIDKLLALMKPFMKKELVDMLHVHNSIETFFEHVPIECLPKEYGGQMDPIKILYDNVTKEMNENADFFDQEETQRVNESLRPGKPKNMGDFFGIEGTFKKLAVD; from the exons ATGTCtgctaatatttctttaatttaccAAAATGATGCTGACCTTAAAAAAGCTGACGTGGAAGCCTTATTGGAATGGACGTCGAAACAGCCTCATTTACCAAAAATGTCTG AACTCCAGGTGATAAACTTCCTCCAGAGCTGCTACTATAGGAACGAACAAGCCAAGTCCGCCATCGATAACTACTTCACCATCAGGACGTTGTGCCCCGACATATTTAGTGAACGAAATCCGAATAATCCAAGCGTGCAAGCGGCTCTCGACTGTGC ctttatggtttttttaccaaaattaacCCCGGAAAACTACCAAGTGTATTTGATGAAACTAATCGATTGTGACCCAAACCGTTTCAACTTCTCCAACCAGATAAGGTACTTTGACATGTTGGAAATGTTAACTTTACACAAGTACGGCCCTCAAGAAGGGGTGCAAATCTGTATTGATATGGAAGGGTTCGTTTTTGGGCATTTAATCAGATTACAGACAAGTACCATTaagaatttccttttttatttacaa gaagcAATGCCCATTAGGTTAAAAGGGGTGCATTTCATCAACCCATTTCCTTTTATAGACAAGCTGCTTGCTCTCATGAAACCTTTCATGAAAAAGGAACTCGTGGACATG ctTCACGTGCATAATTCCATCGAGACCTTCTTCGAACACGTGCCAATAGAGTGTTTGCCAAAGGAATATGGTGGGCAAATGGACCCTATAAAAATACTATatg ACAATGTCACTAAGGAAATGAATGAAAATGCCGACTTTTTCGACCAGGAGGAGACTCAAAGGGTAAACGAGAGCCTACGACCCGGTAAACCCAAGAATATGGGAGATTTCTTTGGAATCGAGGGTACATTTAAAAAGTTAGCAGTGgattaa